The Carboxydocella sporoproducens DSM 16521 sequence CCCTTGACTACTTGTGGTAAAATATTGTACTGATGGGTTTAAGACAGGTGGTGAAAAGGATGAAAAAAGTTCTGGTTTTAAATGGACCAAATCTAAATTTGCTGGGGATCAGAGAACCAGGGGTTTACGGGGAAACTACCCTGGTGGAGATCAACCGTATGATGGAAAAACTGGGGCGCCAGTTTGGCCTGGAGCTGGAGTTTTTTCAGTCCAATCACGAGGGCAGTTTGATTGACCGCATTCACCAGGCCTATGGCCGCTGTCAGGCTATTATTATCAATCCCGGGGCCCTGACTCATTACAGTTTTGCCCTGCGGGATGCCCTGAAAGCGGTGAATCTGCCGGTAGTGGAGGTGCACCTGACCAATATCCATGCCCGGGAACATTTCCGGCAGCTTTCGGTTATTGCCGATGTAGCAGCTGGAACCATATGCGGGTTCGGGCCGGAAAGCTACATGCTGGCAGTGCAGGCAGTTGCGGCTTTACTGGCCAAGGAGGAAAATCAATGAATTCAAGAGTACATAAGTTGAGACAATATTTGCAACAGGAAAAACTGGAGGGCTATCTGGTCAACCGGCCGGAGAACCGCCGCTACCTCAGCGGTTTTACCGGCAGTAATGGCTGGTTGTTGATTACGGAAAAGGATACCCTGCTGTTGACGGATTTTCGCTATCTAGAACAGGCTGCAGCCCAGGCGGATGGCTGGCAGGTAATCGACCTGGGCAATCAGCCCATGGAAAAACTGGTGCAGACCATCAGGGAGACCGGTATCAGTAATGTAGGTTTTGAAGCGGATTTTCTGCCCTATAAACAGGGACAAACCCTGCAGGAAAAACTTAAGCCCCTGGAACTGGTGGCCCGGGAAGGGCTGGTGGAACGGCTGCGCTGGCTCAAAGATGAACAGGAGCTGGCTCTGATCGAAAAAGCAGTACATATTGCCGACCAGGCCTTTGAGCGCTTGCTACCTGTAATTAAACCCGGGATTTCGGAACTGGAACTGGCTCTGGAATTGGAATTTATTCTGCGGCGGCTGGGCAGTGAAGGGCTGGCTTTTCCTTCTATCGTGGCCTCCGGGCCCCGTTCTTCCTTGCCTCATGCTACTCCCAGCCAACGGCAGCTGCAGGCCGGGGATTTCCTCAAACTGGATTTTGGGGCAGTCTGGCAGGGTTATCATTCGGATATGACCCGAACAGTGGTGCTGGGGAAAGCCACGGCAGAACAGAAAAAAGTTTATGAAACCGTGCTGGCGGCGCAGCTACAGGCTCTGGCTGTCATCCGGCCGGGATTAACAGGACGGGAAGTGGACAAAGTGGCCCGGGATCTGATCAGCGCTGCCGGTTATGGCCGGAATTTTGGCCATGGTCTGGGCCACAGTCTGGGTCTGGTGATCCATGAAGAACCACGCCTTTCTCCCCAGGGAGATGTGACCCTTGCTCCCGGGATGGTATTGACTGTTGAACCGGGAATTTACCTGCCCGGCTGGGGTGGGGTAAGGATTGAGGATGTGGTTGTTGTTACTCCTGAGGGTTGCCGGGTGTTGACCAAAGCTCCGAAGACCCTTTTGGAAATAGAACTCTAGAGATAAAACAGGAGGTTGAGTTAACAGATGATTTCTTCCAACGATTTTCGTAATGGCATGACCATTGAGGTCGAAGGAGATGTTTATCAGATCGTGGAATTTCAGCACGTCAAACCGGGTAAGGGTGCTGCTTTTGTGCGCACCAAGCTGAAAAATGTGCGTACCGGTGCTGTCATTGAGAGAACTTTCAATGCCGGAGAGAAAGTGCCCAAAGCCCATGTGGAACGGAAAGAAATGCAGTATCTCTATAATGATGGCGAAAACTACAACTTTATGGATATGGAAACCTATGACCAGGTCATGTTGTCCAAAGAGCAACTGGGAGATGCCATCAAGTGGCTTAAAGACAATATGAATATCCATGTGTTGATGTTCCAGGGACAGACCATCGGGGTAGAAGTGCCCAATTTTGTAGAACTGAAAGTAGTGGATACTCCGCCGGGAATCAAGGGTGATACTGCTTCCGGCGGTTCCAAACCGGCCACTCTGGAAACCGGAGCGGTGGTACAGGTGCCCTTCTTTGTGGAAACCGGTGATGTCCTGCAAATCGATACCCGGACCGGCACCTATATCAAACGGGTATAATTGTTGACCTGGCGGGAAAACCTAAGGGGCAGGATTGAAAGAGAAAGGGGATGAAAATATGAAAACCCTGAAACAACGGGTAAGCTATCTCAAAGGACTGGCAGATGGGCTGAATATCAATAGTGAAACCAGGGAAGGGCGTTTGCTGGTAGAAGTCATCGATGTGCTCAGGCATATGGCCGAGAAGATCGATGAACTGGATGAAGCCTATGAAGAACTGGCTGATTATGTAGAGTCCATTGATGAGGATCTGGAAGAGCTGGAAGAGGAGCTGGATACTGTCTGCGACTGTGGCCATGACCATGATGAGTTTGAAGATCTGGATGAAGATGAATTTGTCGATGTGGAATGCCCCAACTGCCATGAAATAGTGGCCTTTGAACGGGATATCATTGATGATGAGGATTTGATTGAAGTAACCTGCCCCAATTGTGACACAGTAGTGTTTGTTAATGACCAGGATGTAGACTGGTCAGAAGTGGAAAAAGCTGGCCAACAAGCCAGAGCTGAAGAAGAAGACATTTAAATTTAATATGCTGCAACGGAAAACCTGGAGGCGATTTGCCTTCAGGTTTTTTTCATGCTGGCATAAAGTAGACAAGTTCGCATATACATGGGTACAGAAAGGGGGGTGAGGGGGTTGGAAAAGATAGCAGCCTGGCTGGCTCCTAACCTGGCTGCAGCGGTGCTGACAGTACCGCCTGAGCGCTGGCCCCTGGTGGAGGAAATCCGGTTGCGGGCTGGGCGACCGCTGCAGCTGCGGCTGGGAGATGAGGAGATGTGGCCGCGACTGGAAGGAGAGCCGGTACTGGTTACCGCTGAGGATATTGCCCGGACCCTGAATATAATGACGGCTGCTTCCATTTATGCCTATGAGGCGGAATTGAGCAAGGGATATCTTACCCTACCCGGTGGACACCGGGTGGGTATTGCCGGCAAGGTGCTAAGGGACGGCAACAAAATCCGGGGTTTTCAGCATTTCGGTTCCCTCAATATCCGCCTGGCCCGGCAGTATCCAGGGGTAGGAGAAAAGCTATTGCCCCAGTTGCTGGATAAAGTAACAGGCAGACTTCATAGCACCCTGATTATCTCGCCACCGCGCTGTGGGAAAACCACTTTGCTCAGAGATTTAGTCAGGCTGGCTAGTAGCGGCTGGCCGGCAGCCGGACTGGCCCCTCTGACTGTGGGCCTGGTGGACGAGCGGTCGGAAATTGCCGGCTGTTATCAAGGGATACCTCAGCTGGAAGTTGGCCCCCGCACCGATGTGCTGGATGGCTGTCCTAAAGCGGAAGGGCTGTCTATGTTAATTCGCACCATGGGGCCGGAACTGGTAGTCTGTGATGAAATCGGAACTGCTGCTGACCAGCAGGCGTTGCTGGAAGCAGCCAATAACGGGGCAATTTTGCTGGCCAGTATCCATGGGGCCGGGATCAACGATCTGGCCCGCCGGCCGTTTGGACGGGAATTGCTGGCCCTGCGCCTTTTCCAGAGAATCGTAGTGTTAAGCCGCCGGGAAGGGCCGGGGACAGTGGAAAAAGTTTACCTGCGCTGAGGAGGTGAAATTATGTGGCTGAAACTGGCCGGGATGCTGCTGGTAGTGGGGTCATCCTCAGCAGCCGGATTGACTATAGCTGGACAGCTGCGAAAAAGACCCCAGCTGCTGGCGGCCTTGCAGAACGGTTTACAGGTCCTGGAAACCCAGATCGTTTTCGGGGCGGTGCCATTAGCGGATGCTTTTTTGCATTGCGGAGCAGTGAATCAGGGGGCAGTAGGAGAGCTGTTTTTGCTGGCTGCCGCCAAAATGCAGGGAAACAAAGGTAAAACCGGTGGCGAAGTCTGGCAAGAGGCTGTAGAAGACTGGTGGCGGAACCAGCCTTTAACCCCTGTTGACCGGGAGGTGCTGGCCAGTCTGGGAGGCAGTCTGGGCAATTCTG is a genomic window containing:
- the aroQ gene encoding type II 3-dehydroquinate dehydratase, whose amino-acid sequence is MKKVLVLNGPNLNLLGIREPGVYGETTLVEINRMMEKLGRQFGLELEFFQSNHEGSLIDRIHQAYGRCQAIIINPGALTHYSFALRDALKAVNLPVVEVHLTNIHAREHFRQLSVIADVAAGTICGFGPESYMLAVQAVAALLAKEENQ
- a CDS encoding M24 family metallopeptidase, giving the protein MNSRVHKLRQYLQQEKLEGYLVNRPENRRYLSGFTGSNGWLLITEKDTLLLTDFRYLEQAAAQADGWQVIDLGNQPMEKLVQTIRETGISNVGFEADFLPYKQGQTLQEKLKPLELVAREGLVERLRWLKDEQELALIEKAVHIADQAFERLLPVIKPGISELELALELEFILRRLGSEGLAFPSIVASGPRSSLPHATPSQRQLQAGDFLKLDFGAVWQGYHSDMTRTVVLGKATAEQKKVYETVLAAQLQALAVIRPGLTGREVDKVARDLISAAGYGRNFGHGLGHSLGLVIHEEPRLSPQGDVTLAPGMVLTVEPGIYLPGWGGVRIEDVVVVTPEGCRVLTKAPKTLLEIEL
- the efp gene encoding elongation factor P, which produces MISSNDFRNGMTIEVEGDVYQIVEFQHVKPGKGAAFVRTKLKNVRTGAVIERTFNAGEKVPKAHVERKEMQYLYNDGENYNFMDMETYDQVMLSKEQLGDAIKWLKDNMNIHVLMFQGQTIGVEVPNFVELKVVDTPPGIKGDTASGGSKPATLETGAVVQVPFFVETGDVLQIDTRTGTYIKRV
- a CDS encoding CD1247 N-terminal domain-containing protein; this encodes MKTLKQRVSYLKGLADGLNINSETREGRLLVEVIDVLRHMAEKIDELDEAYEELADYVESIDEDLEELEEELDTVCDCGHDHDEFEDLDEDEFVDVECPNCHEIVAFERDIIDDEDLIEVTCPNCDTVVFVNDQDVDWSEVEKAGQQARAEEEDI
- the spoIIIAA gene encoding stage III sporulation protein AA — encoded protein: MRGLEKIAAWLAPNLAAAVLTVPPERWPLVEEIRLRAGRPLQLRLGDEEMWPRLEGEPVLVTAEDIARTLNIMTAASIYAYEAELSKGYLTLPGGHRVGIAGKVLRDGNKIRGFQHFGSLNIRLARQYPGVGEKLLPQLLDKVTGRLHSTLIISPPRCGKTTLLRDLVRLASSGWPAAGLAPLTVGLVDERSEIAGCYQGIPQLEVGPRTDVLDGCPKAEGLSMLIRTMGPELVVCDEIGTAADQQALLEAANNGAILLASIHGAGINDLARRPFGRELLALRLFQRIVVLSRREGPGTVEKVYLR